One window of Papaver somniferum cultivar HN1 chromosome 9, ASM357369v1, whole genome shotgun sequence genomic DNA carries:
- the LOC113310393 gene encoding uncharacterized protein LOC113310393 isoform X1, which translates to MKTLAVIYFGAVKKKIPTNFSLTDRDLTLWHCNRTPHAMDFLKAIPIHGLNQAITPRQFRSFLMYQLGMPLFSKDSMCSNCNGLMYVFGDHAVHCAGEVGQKFRHYVVKDVLADMCYKAGVVARKEVSLGFSSNNVYSLRPADILFYNWEDGKDVCMDVTGVSPFTSARTRNFTPGHAISATVTRKRDKYLDTCTAQGYGFVVLAFSTLGELGSEMISFLQRLRNCLVSHDANHKIGDSLFFRLGVVIQKGIGAQLVARIPAPNV; encoded by the coding sequence ATGAAGACCCTGGCAGTCATCTACTTTGGTGCCGTTAAAAAGAAGATACCAACCAACTTTTCTCTTACAGACCGGGATCTGACCTTATGGCATTGCAACCGCACTCCTCATGCAATGGACTTTCTAAAAGCCATTCCTATACATGGGCTAAATCAAGCTATTACTCCTAGACAGTTTCGATCATTTCTAATGTATCAACTTGGGATGCCTCTCTTCAGTAAAGATAGTATGTGTTCTAACTGCAACGGACTTATGTATGTGTTTGGTGACCATGCAGTTCACTGTGCTGGGGAGGTAGGGCAAAAATTTAGACACTATGTGGTGAAGGATGTCTTGGCAGACATGTGTTACAAAGCTGGAGTTGTTGCAAGGAAGGAAGTTTCGTTAGGTTTCTCCTCCAATAATGTATATTCTCTACGGCCCGCTGATATTCTCTTCTACAATTGGGAAGATGGGAAGGATGTTTGTATGGACGTTACCGGGGTTTCCCCCTTTACAAGTGCTAGAACTCGTAATTTCACACCTGGTCATGCTATTTCTGCAACAGTCACTCGTAAACGTGATAAATATCTTGATACGTGTACAGCTCAGGGTTATGGCTTTGTTGTTTTAGCCTTTTCTACTTTGGGTGAGCTAGGTAGTGAGATGATTTCTTTCTTACAAAGGCTGAGAAATTGCCTTGTGAGCCATGATGCAAATCATAAGATAGGTGATTCTCTCTTCTTTAGACTGGGTGTTGTGATTCAGAAAGGCAtaggagcccagcttgttgctcggatACCTGCACCTAATGtatga
- the LOC113310393 gene encoding uncharacterized protein LOC113310393 isoform X2 — MQYCSEVVQGRVDKTLHLWEKVQKLHDPQMGDGAGFGLFQQRLAMLPIKVGGFGIYTLNDTVHCAGEVGQKFRHYVVKDVLADMCYKAGVVARKEVSLGFSSNNVYSLRPADILFYNWEDGKDVCMDVTGVSPFTSARTRNFTPGHAISATVTRKRDKYLDTCTAQGYGFVVLAFSTLGELGSEMISFLQRLRNCLVSHDANHKIGDSLFFRLGVVIQKGIGAQLVARIPAPNV; from the exons ATGCAGTATTGTAGTGAGGTTGTTCAGGGAAGAGTTGATAAAACTTTGCACCTTTGGGAGAAAGTTCAGAAGCTGCATGACCCTCAAA TGGGGGATGGTGCTGGTTTTGGATTGTTTCAACAACGTCTAGCCATGCTGCcaataaaagttggaggttttggaATATATACTTTGAATGACACAG TTCACTGTGCTGGGGAGGTAGGGCAAAAATTTAGACACTATGTGGTGAAGGATGTCTTGGCAGACATGTGTTACAAAGCTGGAGTTGTTGCAAGGAAGGAAGTTTCGTTAGGTTTCTCCTCCAATAATGTATATTCTCTACGGCCCGCTGATATTCTCTTCTACAATTGGGAAGATGGGAAGGATGTTTGTATGGACGTTACCGGGGTTTCCCCCTTTACAAGTGCTAGAACTCGTAATTTCACACCTGGTCATGCTATTTCTGCAACAGTCACTCGTAAACGTGATAAATATCTTGATACGTGTACAGCTCAGGGTTATGGCTTTGTTGTTTTAGCCTTTTCTACTTTGGGTGAGCTAGGTAGTGAGATGATTTCTTTCTTACAAAGGCTGAGAAATTGCCTTGTGAGCCATGATGCAAATCATAAGATAGGTGATTCTCTCTTCTTTAGACTGGGTGTTGTGATTCAGAAAGGCAtaggagcccagcttgttgctcggatACCTGCACCTAATGtatga
- the LOC113312589 gene encoding uncharacterized protein LOC113312589: MSGASNAVAGVPCGGESILHSVNRLMELKAQGVQQGDPLGPLLFALILHPIMNKIASQCSLDLQAWYLDDGTIIGDTMEVLKVLNIIQFEGLHRGLHLNVHKTELFWPAADPRSFDPDVFPNNISRPSSGVKLLGGLVSMDLQFCNDMVMQRMNKTIQLMNIVKKLNDPQCELLLLRNFSGVSKLYFTMRTTCPLALEKSKTHFDDHLYQYLRQLVTVDGAGFGPLQYRLVTFPIRDGSLGIYTMSDTTHYCYLASQFQTQFIQRIILSSITSAEPSPISQQALQTFTQVCGITSSLLNFDSASPPSMDSMHSLEVIYFESVKKQLPTNFNMSTRDCMLWQSNILKHAQDYLLAIPISGLNQTLGPTQFRCILSYRLGIPLFPKDSRCTSCNREMDIYGDHALHCASEVGNKFRHDLVRDIFVDICFRAGISARKEA; encoded by the exons ATGAGCGGTGCTTCCAATGCAGTAGCAG GTGTGCCATGTGGTGGAGAAAGTATACTTCATTCTGTTAACAGACTTATGGAATTGAAAG CACAAGGTGTGCAACAAGGTGATCCCCTTGGACCCTTGCTTTTTGCTCTTATACTTCATCCTATTATGAACAAGATTGCATCTCAATGTAGCCTTGACCTGCAGGCTTGGTATTTGGATGATGGGACTATCATTGGAGACACTATGGAAGTCTTAAAGGTTTTGAATATCATCCAATTTGAAGGATTACACCGAGGTCTTCATCTTAATGTTCATAAAACTGAACTTTTTTGGCCAGCTGCAGATCCAAGAAGTTTTGACCCTGACGTTTTTCCTAACAACATCAGTCGACCGTCTTCAGGTGTCAAATTACTTGGTGGTCTGGTAAGCATGGATTTACAGTTTTGTAATGATATGGTTATGCAAAGGATGAACAAGACAATTCAGCTCATGAATATTGTCAAGAAGCTTAATGATCCCCAAtgtgaattgttgttgttgcgcaATTTTTCTGGTGTTTCCAAACTATACTTCACCATGCGCACCACTTGCCCTCTGGCCTTAGAGAAATCCAAAACTCACTTTGATGATCACCTTTATCAATACCTGAGGCAGTTAGTGACAGTTGATGGTGCAGGCTTCGGACCATTACAATACAGGCTTGTAACTTTTCCAATCAGGGATGGCAGTCTTGGGATTTACACCATGTCAGATACAACCCACTACTGCTACTTGGCTTCTCAATTTCAGACGCAGTTTATTCAGCGCATCATCCTGAGTAGCATAACTTCAGCAGAACCAAGCCCCATTAGTCAGCAGGCCTTGCAGACGTTCACCCAGGTTTGTGGTATAACTTCTTCTTTGCTTAACTTTGATAGTGCTTCCCCCCCATCCATGGATTCCATGCATTCTCTGGAAGTAATATATTTTGAATCAGTGAAGAAACAGCTTCCCACCAATTTCAATATGTCTACACGTGACTGTATGTTGTGGCAAAGTAACATATTGAAACATGCCCAAGATTACTTGCTTGCTATACCTATAAGTGGTTTAAACCAAACACTTGGTCCTACACAGTTTCGATGTATACTTAGTTATCGTCTTGGCATTCCTCTTTTCCCCAAAGATAGTCGATGTACTAGCTGCAACAGGGAGATGGATATATATGGTGACCACGCATTACATTGTGCCAGTGAGGTTGGCAATAAATTTAGGCATGATCTTGTACGTGATATTTTCGTAGACATCTGTTTCAGAGCAGGGATTTCAGCTAGAAAAGAGGCATAA